In one Populus nigra chromosome 12, ddPopNigr1.1, whole genome shotgun sequence genomic region, the following are encoded:
- the LOC133669146 gene encoding AAA-ATPase At3g28580-like, producing the protein MKTVDMFTQSGSVIATVMFIWAMFKQYCPYQLQNYFEKHSKRVFTFVYPFIQITFNEFTGDRFMRSEAYSAIENYLGSSSSMQAKRLKADVVKNSTQSLVLSMDDFEEVTDEFQGVKLRWASGKHIAKTPSFSFYPATDERMYYTLTFHKRHRNLILGTYLSHVLKEGDAIKVKNRQRKLYTNSGSYWRHVVFEHPASFESIAMEADKKKEIMDDLITFSQAEEFYARIGRAWKRGYLLYGPPGTGKSTMIAAMANLLNYDIYDLELTSVKDNTELRKLLIETSSKSIIVIEDIDCSLDLTGQRKKKKEEQGRGDEKDPKLKLPKEETDSKQSQVTLSGLLNFIDGLWSACKGERLVVFTTNFLEKLDPALIRKGRMDKHIELSYCSFEAFKVLAKNYLRLETHHLYSKIQELLGETKMTPAEVAEHLMPKTLPGDNKVCLEGLIAGLEKAKEDARLKAEEEATEKDSSPEEKAKEKGSSPEENAKERGKENGFCDNGNTETNCKEKE; encoded by the coding sequence atgaagaCAGTAGATATGTTTACTCAGTCAGGATCTGTAATTGCGACTGTTATGTTTATTTGGGCTATGTTCAAGCAATATTGTCCATATCAGTTGCAAAACTATTTCGAGAAACACTCCAAAAGAGTCTTCACTTTTGTTTACCCTTTCATTCAAATTACGTTCAATGAATTCACTGGAGATCGTTTCATGCGTAGTGAAGCTTACTCTGCTATCGAGAACTACCTTGGTTCTAGTTCATCCATGCAGGCTAAGCGGCTCAAGGCTGATGTCGTCAAGAACAGCACCCAGTCCCTTGTTCTTAGCATGGATGATTTTGAAGAGGTTACTGATGAGTTCCAAGGAGTCAAACTGCGGTGGGCTTCCGGGAAACATATTGCCAAGACaccatcattttctttctatCCAGCAACGGATGAGAGAATGTACTACACGCTCACTTTCCATAAAAGACACCGGAATCTCATACTCGGGACTTACTTGAGTCATGTCTTGAAAGAGGGTGATGCAATCAAGGTGAAAAACCGGCAAAGGAAGCTTTACACCAACAGTGGATCATACTGGAGGCATGTAGTGTTTGAGCATCCGGCTAGTTTTGAGTCGATTGCAATGGAGGCTGATAAGAAGAAGGAAATCATGGATGATCTCATCACATTTAGCCAGGCAGAAGAGTTCTATGCAAGAATTGGAAGGGCTTGGAAGCGGGGTTATCTTCTTTATGGCCCCCCAGGGACTGGTAAATCCACTATGATCGCAGCCATGGCTAATCTTTTGAACTACGATATCTATGATCTCGAATTGACTTCTGTGAAAGATAACACGGAGCTGAGAAAGCTACTGATCGAGACATCGAGCAAATCCATTATTGTGATCGAGGATATTGACTGTTCTCTTGATCTAACCGgtcaaaggaagaagaaaaaggaagaacagGGAAGGGGAGACGAGAAGGATCCAAAGCTGAAGCTGCCAAAGGAAGAAACAGACAGCAAACAGAGTCAGGTCACTCTTTCTgggcttttgaattttattgatgGACTCTGGTCAGCTTGTAAAGGAGAAAGACTGGTTGTTTTCACAACTAATTTCTTGGAGAAACTCGATCCAGCTCTCATCAGGAAAGGAAGGATGGACAAGCACATAGAATTGTCCTATTGTAGCTTTGAAGCATTCAAGGTTTTGGCTAAGAATTACCTTCGGCTTGAGACACACCACTTGTATTCCAAGATCCAAGAGTTGCTGGGAGAGACCAAAATGACTCCCGCTGAAGTGGCGGAGCATTTAATGCCAAAGACTCTTCCTGGAGACAACAAGGTTTGCTTGGAGGGACTAATAGCAGGGCTTGAGAAGGCAAAAGAGGACGCCAGATTGAAAGCTGAAGAAGAAGCAACAGAAAAGGATTCATCACCTgaagaaaaagcaaaagaaaagggctCATCACCTGAAGAAAATGCAAAAGAGCGAGGAAAAGAGAATGGTTTCTGTGATAATGGAAATACAGAAACGAATTGTAAGGAAAAAGAGTAG